In the genome of Chrysoperla carnea chromosome 5, inChrCarn1.1, whole genome shotgun sequence, the window GGATTGCAAGTGAAATGTTCTTTCAATATTTTGGCAACtggaataaatatttgaaaatttggtcGAGATATTCTATGATAAATGAATAAAGTCCAAATTGACGTCCTAACTGTGGCCAGAATGTTGTGTTAATGCAAACCGAGCttttcgattttgatattttactttgcattttttaaatgtttgcatGTGCAACCTTTCGACACTTGCCAGcttctttcatattttgtattctGTTGTGAAAGATGAACATATAAATACGCCGAGCAAAAGTTTACCGAAAAACTAATTTCCGTTATGACTTCCATTAATGCGACACTCGAGAAACGATTAAAATTGCATTAGtctttaaaccaaaattttattattcctcaaaaagacaaataaaataatcacaaaatttGACTTTATTATAAGCTCACGGTCAGTTTTTTATagtgttatcaattattttattcaaaaaattacttttttatttttattaagacgaaataattttttagggtGAATTTCCTTGCAACCAAAATGGACCTTTTACACCAGGCCACGAATTTTGTGGACAAATTGTAGCGGTTGGTGATCGAGTTAAGACTGTTAAAGTATCAGATCGTGTTGTAGTTGACCCAAataggtaaattatttaaaatcattaaattttttttctacaccaTCCGAAgaactttcttttaatttttctatcttTCTTACAGTGGTTGTCACGTGTGTCGATTTTGTCATGAAGGTAATCCACATTTTTGTAAAGATGGTGGAATCAATTTTACATTAGGAATTTTCCGAAATGGTGGCTGGGCTAATTATTGTGTTGTACCTGATAGTCAAGTTCAAAAAATGCCCGATAGTTTAACATATGAACAAGGTAGgcaaatattactaaaaaattccttaattttttgaaaacattgtccaaaattggacaaaatAGTACAAAACTTTTTCCCGATGGGTTGAAGTCACTCAATAATTCGGtgtctataattttaaataatggatTTTCAAAGCAAAGCTACCCACAACCTCTTAACACGATTAAATCGAGTTATAAGAAAATTGGGATCAAGTTGATGCTAAAGTTACTAATAACGAAGATTTAACTCAGTCGGGCTTTAAAGTTTTCGATAAAAGTTTCCTAAAGCGTACAATTGGAAAATCTTTTCGGGCAGATAATTTCGATTACATGAGTCTTCGGTTTCTCGAAATGATTGTTTCATAATTTAGGCAAATTTGACTAAAAttgtcttgtttttttttttaggtgcATTATGCGAACCATTATCTTGTATAGCCCATGGGTGGGATATAATTGCACCAATAACACtaggtcaaaaaattttaattatgggTGCTGGTATTATTGGTAATTTATGGGTAATTAATCTTCATTGTCAAGGACATAAAAATGTCACAGTTTCGGAGCCAAATACAACAAGacttaatcaaattaaaaaattgagtaagtttttataatcaatttttcaaacaagaaCGCCTTTAATaatacgattttaaaaattttagataccGGATATGAATTAATTTCACCAGCAGAATTAAAAGCCAGAAgtcaaaaagataaaaattatttattcgattTAATTATTGACTGTAGTGGTTATGGACCTGCTATCGAAGAAGGCATTAAACTTTTGGAGTTTGGTGGAAAATTCTGTATTTTTGGTGTAGCACCACCAACTACTACAGTTAGgtaaagtcaaattaaatttaaatcttttaacaaCCTGTTTCGGATGCTGTTTTTGGatccaatataaaattaatggcTACCACACACAATGAGATTCAATTGGAacggaataattaataaaatttgtcaacAAAATAGCAGATGCTATAGCGTCGCTAGTGTTCCTTTTTCATTAGTCTTAAATCATAAAGGATCCTTAGCTCTTACTGTCAATTTGCCCAAACAATTTTCGTTGTGGCAATATTCATTACAATATCGTTTTTCTATCACTACTCACTTTCTAGAAAAGAATACTTTCCCGGCTGTAAATGTAGTGGgaagttgtcattattttaaccatACCATTTGGTGAAATTCTGTTGTTATAACTTTAACCATCCTGTATATTCT includes:
- the LOC123300054 gene encoding D-arabinitol dehydrogenase 1-like — translated: MEALQFDAQTKILALTQTEIPKIKNDNEVLVKVAYSGVCGTDLHILQGEFPCNQNGPFTPGHEFCGQIVAVGDRVKTVKVSDRVVVDPNSGCHVCRFCHEGNPHFCKDGGINFTLGIFRNGGWANYCVVPDSQVQKMPDSLTYEQGALCEPLSCIAHGWDIIAPITLGQKILIMGAGIIGNLWVINLHCQGHKNVTVSEPNTTRLNQIKKLNTGYELISPAELKARSQKDKNYLFDLIIDCSGYGPAIEEGIKLLEFGGKFCIFGVAPPTTTVSVSPFDIYAKELKIFGVNINPFTFPKAIGLLESLGTRYLTYENLGIRVYKLSEYKQALEDLKKGQIAKVVFKL